In a genomic window of Leptidea sinapis chromosome 14, ilLepSina1.1, whole genome shotgun sequence:
- the LOC126967930 gene encoding uncharacterized protein LOC126967930, translating into MLTYILTVTLLVANAFAEPKQLGAGPNLYNANSTSLEPQKQQKRFATKEVIVYLTPSQIKDLQSGKAVLRSDPEDNNGGQILEQVPRPHIESHHHFENLETPKSPLVKETKLAHLPPLQNLQIVDDNLKRTSNRIPHFQFFYPQQNFEPNKQENKEYKVEENNEWTPIISVTEKNQKELSLQEQLKEHWAQILENNREQLKFLPQVQGQAQLLQEKNLADLLHYAPKYNEQKYEIELERALRAQEQNEAEKNKARAQAEAIANSPPVIVRKEVKITQHKQVPVVKHVNVPYPTPVLVPIPEPFEVKVPQPYPVPLEIIKHIPVPLIRKQKLEVDRLNEAEKLLPIPVSKPLFFDFDRPFLVDRIVPVEHKREGPVDGSAQNPEKLTILRHRWLN; encoded by the exons atgttgaCCTAT ATTTTAACGGTGACACTTTTAGTGGCTAACGCATTCGCTGAGCCTAAGCAGTTAGGTGCAGGACCCAATTTATATAATGCCAATTCCACTTCATTAGAACCTCAGAAACAACAAAAACGATTTGCAACAAAAGAGGTTATTGTTTACTTAACACCTAGTCAGATTAAAGATTTACAAAGTGGAAAAGCTGTATTAAGGTCAGACCCTGAGGACAACAACGGTGGTCAAATATTAGAACAAGTACCAAGACCGCATATAGAATCTCATCATCATTTCGAAAACTTGGAAACACCTAAATCACCCCTTGTGAAAGAAACAAAATTAGCACATTTGCCGCCTTTACAAAATCTCCAAATCGTAGATGATAATTTGAAAAGGACATCCAATAGAATACCACATTTTCAATTTTTCTACCCACAGCAAAATTTTGAACCGAACAAACAAGAAAACAAAGAGTATAAAGTAGAAGAAAACAATGAATGGACTCCAATAATCTCTGTTACGGAgaaaaatcaaaaagaattatcgtTACAGGAACAGTTAAAGGAACATTGGGCTCAAATTCTTGAAAATAATCGGGagcaattaaaatttttacctCAGGTACAAGGACAAGCACAGTTGCTTCAGGAAAAGAATTTAGCTGATCTGTTGCATTACGCTCCTAAATACAATgaacaaaaatatgaaatagaATTAGAGAGGGCGTTAAGAGCACAGGAGCAGAATGAAGCTGAGAAAAACAAAGCACGTGCCCAAGCCGAAGCAATCGCCAACTCCCCGCCAGTTATTGTCCGCAAGGAAGTAAAAATAACTCAACACAAACAGGTTCCAGTAGTGAAACACGTTAATGTTCCCTACCCGACACCAGTTTTAGTACCAATTCCGGAACCATTTGAAGTCAAAGTCCCGCAGCCGTATCCTGTTCCGCTGGAAATAATTAAGCACATTCCTGTGCCACTTATTAGGAAACAGAAACTCGAGGTGGACAGACTCAACGAGGCGGAAAAGCTGTTACCAATACCTGTATCTAAGCCACTTTTCTTCGACTTTGACAGACCATTCCTTGTAGATCGTATAGTCCCAGTAGAACATAAAAGAGAAGGCCCCGTAGACGGGTCAGCACAAAACCCTGAAAAACTGACAATTTTAAGACATAGATGGTTAAACTAA
- the LOC126967931 gene encoding spidroin-2-like, with amino-acid sequence MAFLKVIFLSALAYTANAGLLHGHGSDSYVDSSLSAPSASYGPPSSSYGPPAPPIVDLSGPGPLDGGHEEHVESIEDHGPVSGPGPYNAGPAYNNGPSFNGGAVVSSSSSFSSADAISSSGPLESFGASGPAPGLSGPDFGPANGAPALEGPALGGPSFGGPGISGPGFGAPGLNGPGIGAPAVGGPVLNGPADLSGPGYVNGGLAPGQPGTVIGTSTAVGAPRVIGTTVTVGRPDASSSRYELQSVVQNVVRRVPVEITRHIQVAVPQPAPYPVRQEVRVPVPQPYPVHVDVVKHVPYPVYKTHHVEVERPVPVEVIRKVPFEVIKKVHVPVERPYEVIKKVHVPVEKTVEVPVAVWKPYPLHIIKHVTHYKKKSCCW; translated from the exons ATGGCATTTTTA aagGTAATCTTCTTATCCGCGCTAGCTTATACAGCAAACGCCGGATTATTGCACGGCCACGGATCAGACTCCTACGTAGATTCTTCGTTAAGCGCTCCCTCGGCTTCATACGGTCCACCTTCATCATCATATGGACCACCAGCACCTCCCATCGTCGATTTGAGTGGACCAGGCCCATTGGATGGCGGACATGAAGAACACGTCGAATCCATCGAAGATCATGGTCCAGTGAGCGGGCCAGGTCCCTACAACGCTGGACCAGCTTACAACAACGGCCCAAGTTTTAATGGAGGAGCTGTAGTAAGCAGCAGTTCCAGTTTCAGCTCAGCCGATGCTATCTCTTCTTCCGGTCCTCTTGAATCTTTTGGAGCATCTGGACCAGCCCCTGGTCTATCTGGCCCTGATTTCGGACCAGCTAATGGTGCCCCTGCTCTTGAAGGTCCAGCTTTAGGAGGACCATCTTTTGGAGGCCCAGGTATTAGTGGCCCAGGATTTGGCGCCCCAGGTCTTAATGGTCCCGGTATCGGAGCTCCAGCTGTTGGCGGTCCAGTTCTAAATGGCCCTGCTGATCTTTCTGGCCCTGGATATGTCAACGGTGGTCTAGCTCCTGGGCAACCTGGTACTGTCATTGGCACTTCAACAGCTGTTGGCGCTCCACGAGTAATTGGAACAACTGTGACAGTCGGACGTCCTGATGCCAGCTCCTCAAGATACGAACTCCAATCAGTTGTACAGAACGTTGTCCGCCGAGTCCCCGTTGAGATCACTCGTCATATCCAAGTAGCCGTTCCTCAGCCAGCTCCTTACCCAGTACGCCAGGAAGTAAGAGTCCCTGTTCCACAACCCTACCCAGTACACGTCGATGTCGTTAAGCACGTCCCTTACCCAGTATATAAGACACATCACGTTGAGGTCGAAAGGCCAGTTCCAGTCGAAGTCATCCGCAAGGTTCCGTTCGAAGTTATCAAGAAGGTTCATGTCCCCGTTGAAAGACCATACGAAGTTATTAAGAAAGTCCACGTGCCAGTCGAGAAAACCGTGGAAGTGCCAGTCGCTGTATGGAAACCCTACCCTCTCCACATCATCAAGCATGTTACCCACTACAAGAAGAAGAGCTGCTGCTGGTGA
- the LOC126967932 gene encoding tetra-peptide repeat homeobox protein 1-like, which produces MATITKLTTLAILLSTSYAGILHGHDHSLDHGLAPAPLPSLSAPGAYAASSRYASSHGYSASNIGVQSSFAPSSFPAGSLPSATYSGDGFIGGGVSGYNGGFGASGLTEAAVSGPGLAGAPLGGPGLTGPGFGGVAVAPPVGVDAALPGAFLGGQSPPVGPKSPVIDEIHGLANNNGAPIQYRVRDEPYQVLREVTHRVPQPIPVPVPQTVQVPFPQPYPVQVPVVRNVPVPVVKIQHVNVDKPVPYPVEKIVKIPIEKVIHVPVDHPVPVEKIVEVPILKLIKVPVHVVKTYPVPVVKTVHHKAHVSHGHSFGHGPSFGHGHGYAQGYGHGNGWSQW; this is translated from the exons ATGGCTACcatt ACTAAATTGACTACGTTAGCTATTCTCTTGAGCACCAGTTACGCTGGTATTCTTCATGGTCATGATCATTCATTAGACCACGGCTTGGCACCAGCACCTCTGCCTAGTTTATCAGCTCCTGGTGCATACGCAGCCTCATCAAGATATGCTTCATCGCATGGCTACTCCGCATCAAACATTGGAGTACAATCTAGCTTCGCGCCTAGCTCCTTCCCAGCTGGATCGCTCCCCTCAGCAACATATTCAGGCGATGGATTCATTGGCGGAGGTGTTTCTGGATACAACGGAGGTTTTGGAGCTAGTGGCCTTACTGAGGCTGCAGTTAGCGGCCCTGGTCTTGCCGGAGCCCCATTAGGTGGCCCTGGATTGACGGGACCTGGTTTCGGAGGAGTTGCTGTAGCTCCCCCTGTTGGAGTAGATGCTGCTCTTCCGGGAGCTTTCTTGGGTGGACAATCCCCTCCAGTTGGCCCAAAATCACCTGTTATCGACGAGATCCATGGACTGGCCAATAATAACGGAGCGCCAATCCAGTATCGTGTGCGCGACGAGCCATACCAAGTTCTCAGGGAAGTGACACACAGAGTCCCTCAGCCGATCCCAGTCCCGGTCCCACAGACCGTGCAAGTGCCATTTCCCCAACCCTACCCCGTCCAAGTTCCAGTTGTGAGAAACGTACCCGTTCCTGTTGTGAAGATTCAGCACGTGAATGTTGACAAGCCAGTACCATATCCAGTGGAGAAGATTGTTAAGATCCCAATTGAGAAGGTAATTCACGTGCCTGTCGACCACCCAGTGCCAGTTGAGAAGATCGTCGAGGTTCCCATCCTCAAGTTGATCAAGGTCCCAGTCCACGTTGTGAAGACCTACCCAGTACCCGTTGTGAAGACCGTCCACCACAAAGCCCACGTCAGCCACGGGCACAGCTTCGGCCACGGTCCTAGCTTCGGCCACGGTCATGGGTACGCCCAAGGTTACGGACACGGTAACGGCTGGTCCCAATGGTAA